CCTCCGATCGTGGCGACCGACACTCTGAGTAATGGCACTCTGAGTAATGGCACTCTGACGGAGAGTGCCGTGCCCCGGGGGCCGGCAGTTGACGGCACGGTTCGAGGCGGTGCATTCTCATTCGGAACCACATTGGGTGATTCTTATGTACGTTGCGTGGCGCAGGGCGGACCACCGCGTCGGGGCACACCGTGAGGGAGGCTCACATGGCTCGGCACGTCTGGGTGGCATCACCCACCGGATCACCGGACCCCCCGGAGAACAGCGCGGCGGGTGCCGCGTCCAAGCCGACCGAGGGTGCAGGAGCGACGGGACGACGGTTCGGTCGCTCGAGGTCGCACACGAAGAAAGTCGCGCCGGCGGCCTCCGCGTCGACGACACTCCCGCCTCCGCCCGAAGGGGGAGGCATGATGGCCGCTCCCGACGATCCATCCCCGAGGAAGCGCTCCGGCCCTCGTTGAACGGGTCGTGTGGGCCGGTGGCGCCCCGACGCCACCCATCGACATACGCCGAGACGACTGGAGACAAGCCATGAGGGAGCGTCCCCTTCGCCGGTGTGTCGCCGGATCAGCGCTGTTGGCGGCCACCGCACTCCTCGCGGTCGGAGGGAGCACCACGGGCGCGGCGGCCTCGACCACCGGTCCGGGGACCGTCACGGTGTCGCCGACTGTGGTCACCCCTTCATCGAGCGGCCATGCTGTGCAACTCCGCTACACGGCGCCGGCCTCCGGGTTCCGCAACGGTGTGGTGAAAGTCACGGTCCCCCGCCGGTGGAGCCCTCCGCAGGTGGTGTCGACCTCGCACGCCGGCTATGTGACGACGACTGCCGGTTCGCTCCGTGTCATACACCGGAACATCCGCGTGACAGCCCTCACCCTGTGTGGTGGGTGCTCCCTCACCATCAGCTACGCCAAGGTGACCGCCCCGGCCACCCGCCAAGTGTCGATGTTCCTCACCAAGAGCGCCCCGTCCGTAGGGATGAGACTGCGACGACTCGCCGTACAGCCGGCGGTGACCGTCAGTCCTGCCACGCCGCCCCCACCGGGCCCGTATGTGTCGGACACCTTCGCCCGGGTGGTCACCAACGGCTGGGGAAGGGCTGACGTCGGGGGCGCCTACGCGGTGGAGAAGGGCAACACCGCCGACTTCTCGGTCGACGGCACGGGGGGACGTCTGGCGTTACGCAATGCCGTCTACACGAGCGCCGAGCACATCGTGGCGCTGCCGGCCACCGATGCACTGGACATCGGGGCGACGTTCGACGTGAGCTTCCTCGAGAACGTGAAGGCGCTCAACCCCCAGTACGGCGGGGTGCTGGCCGGGGTGATCGCCCGCTTCCACAATGTCAACGACCAGGGCAACGGGTACTACCGGATGCAGCTCGTGTGGAACGCCAACAACGGTCACCCGCAGCTGTTCCTCCGGGCCCAGGACGACAGTGGCAAGAGCCCGCCCGGGCACTTCAAGGTCGAGAAGAATCTCGGGATCGACCCCACGGTGGACTTCCCCAAGGGGGCCCCCTACACCTACCACGTGATGGTGCAGATCACCGGGTCGAATCCCACCAGCGTGGCCCTCAAGGCATGGAAGGTGGGCGCCACCGAGCCGACGGCTTGGCAGCTCACGGGTACCGATACGGGCGACTACGGCCCGCAATCGGCCGGACCCGTCGGAGTGCGCGCCAGCGCCGACCTGCAGAGCGCGGCGAGCTCCTTCCTACCGGTGACCTCGCACGTCAAGATCGAGAACCTGGTGGTGACCAAGCTCCCGTAGCCGGCCGGCCACATCTGCGCCGAGGCGCCGCCCGCCTGCGGTGGGCCGAGGGGCCGTCCTGTACGACCCGTGTACACGGTGCGAGGCTCACGTCGTCGCCCCGTTGTACATGTCGAGGAACTCGGCCAGGCCCGGCGGGTTGACGTTGGCCGCATGATCGACGACCACCTGTACCACGGCCGGCCGGCCCGAGGCGCTCGCCCGCTCGAGCGCAGGCACGATGTCGTCGGGCGCCTCCACCAGCTCCCCGTGGCAGCCGAGGCCCTGCGCCACGAGGTCGTAGCGCACGGCGGACGTGTGGACGCCGATGGTGCGGCCCACTTCGTCGAGCATCCCCTGCTCCTCCATCGCCCAGGCGTAGTCGCAGTTCACGACGGCCACCAGCGCCGAGTCGACGCGGGCGGCTGTCTCGAGCTCCTGCAGATTGAACCCGAAGGCCCCGTCCCCGCTGAAGAGGTACACGGGACGGTCGGGGCAGGCCAACTTGGCCCCGATGGCGTAGGGGAGACCGGTGCCCAGGTGTCCGAAGTGCCCCGTCCACAACAGCGACCGGGGTCGGGTCACCACCAGGGCCAGGTGGGCCCAGAGGGCGGAGTTCCCGCCGTCGAGGCACACCAGGGCATCTTCGGGCACGAACCGGGCGAACGCAGCCGCCAAGCGGGCGGGATGGACGGGCGACCCGGCGAGGCCGAGGCCGCTGTCGGCCATCATGGCCATGACACCCTGTGCTCCCGCGGCCCGCTGGCGCGCCCAACCGCCGTCGTTGCGGATGACCGACGCACCGACAGCTGTGGTCAGCGCGCGCAGGCTCTGGCGGGCGTCGCCCACCAGGGCGACGTCGACCGGTCGGTTCACCCCGATAACCAACGGGTCCCGATCGATATGGATGAGGCGTTGCGCCTCGGTCCCCGCCCAGGCCGGGAACCGGCCGTAGCCGACGACCTCTCCCATGCCGGTCCCGACGGCGACGACGACATCGGCCTCGAGCATCACCGGTGACAGCAGGGCGTTGGCCATGCCCACGGCGTGGGGGTGTCGCTCGGACAGCGCCCCCCGAGCCCCTGGCGTGGTGCACACGGCCGCCCCGGTCACCTCGGCGAAGCGGGCCAGCTCCCCGGACGCCTCGGCGACGTGGATGCCGTTGCCGGCCAGCACGAGCGGCCGGGCCGCAGCCGCGAGCAGCGCGGCGGCCTGCTCGACAGCATGCGGGTCCGGGGCGCCGACGGCGGCCCGGTACCGCGCCGGAACGTGCACGGGGTTGGCGTCCTCCTCGACCTCGTCGCGCAGCAGCTCGGGGGCGAGCTCCAGATACACGGGCCCGGGCCGGCCTCCGAGGGCGTGGCGGAACGCCTCCCGCAGGTATTCGGGTATGCGCCTCGTCTCGGGGACCGCCGCCGCGAACTTGGTGACCGGGCGGAACAGGTCCAGCTGCGGGGTGTACTGAAAGCGGTTGCGGCGGATGGCCTGGTCCACCCGGGCGCTGCGCTGGGTGCCGATGACCACCACGGGGACCCCTTCGATCCAGGCGGTCACCACGCCGGGGACCAGGTTGGCGACGCCGGGGCCCATGCCGCCGACCACGACGGCGGGGACCCCCGTGGCCCGGGCCCAGGCGTCGGCCATGTGGACCTGGGCGCTCTCGTGGCGGCCCGCCACCACGAGCATCCCGGCCGCCTCGGCCTCGATCGACAGGGGGGTGAAGGAGATGTCGGTGATGGCGAACACCGCACCCACGCCCTCGACCTGCAGCGAGCGGACCAGCAATTCGGCGCCGTTGACCATCGCCATGTCCGGACCTCCTCCAACCCGGCGGCCCCGCCCCCGGCCGCCATGGCCGGTGCCTCGACCGGCTCCTCCTCGCAGTCTCGGGGACGCCGGAGCGCCCGGCCAGGGTCCAAAGCCCCGGGGTGGGCCCGTGGCGCCGCCGTGGGCGCCGACGCTTGGGACGAATGGCCCTATGCGGTCCACGGCCTCGCGAACGATGCTCGTACCCGAGCCAGGGAGGCACAGACCATGGGTGGTTCACCGTCGATCGCGCCGCTGTACCCCGACCCGCCCTACGAGTACCGCCGGGCCCGCATGGTCACGTGTCTCCTCGACGGCGCCGCCCCCCGCGACGTGCTTCCGGCCGGCCTTCAGCTCCCCGAGACACCGTCCCGGGCCGTGGTGTTCGCCGACTACCCCGACACGACCATCGGCCCGTACCGCGAAGTCGTGGTGCTGGCCGGCGCCGATCGGAACGGGGCGCCGGGCATGTTCTGCCCGCTCATCTACGTCGACTCGGATGCGGCGCTGTGCGCCGGTCGGGAGATCTGGGGCTTCCCGAAGAAGCTGGCCCACATCCACATCGAACAGGACGGGGACGCCGTGAGCGCCCGGTTGGTGCGCGACGGCGTCGAGCTGCTGGCGCTCAGGGGGACCGTCGAGGAACAGGTCGACCCGGCTGCCGTGGCGGCGCTCGGAGCGCTCCCCCTCTACAATCGCAAGCTGATCCCGGGCGTCGCCGCCAAGGAGCCGGACGTCGATCGTCTCACCCGGGTCCTCCTCGACATCGTGCCCCACGAGGCCGCCACCGGGACCGGCGTGCTGCAGGCTGCGGGCGAAGCGGCGGCTGTCGTCGGTGACCTCGCCACCGTCACCGTGCTCGCCGCCGTGGTCGACAGCGTCCTCCCCGCCGGCGACGACCTGCGCTGATCCCCGGCCCCCGTCCCGCCGCCGACACGGTGGTCACGGGCCGGCACGCCGGGACGCGTCCGTCACGGTGCGTCGAGCGGGTACTGCTCGAGGATCGAACGGGCCGCCTGCAGGCCCAGGAACTCGTTGACCCCGTCCTCGATCAACGACGCCCGGGCGTCGCGCACGTACTTCTCGAGGGGAAGCTCCCTCGACAGGCCGATCCCCCCGAGCACCTGCACGGCCTCGTTGGCCACCTGAAAGGCGCTCTGCGTGCAGGTCACCTTCGAGGCGATCGAGTACGCCAGGTCCGGCGGGAAGGCCCGGCTGTTGTGGACGAGGGCGGCGCGCGACAGTGCCCGGGCCTGCTCGACGGCCGCGAACATGGCGAACAGCTTCCCCTGCACGAGCTGGTGCTCGGCGATCGGGCGGCCACCTTGGGTGCGGACCTTGGCGTAGGCCAGGGCCTCCTCCATCGCGGCGCGCGCCAGGCCGGTGAAGATGGCGCCCATCCC
The window above is part of the Acidimicrobiales bacterium genome. Proteins encoded here:
- a CDS encoding thiamine pyrophosphate-binding protein — protein: MAMVNGAELLVRSLQVEGVGAVFAITDISFTPLSIEAEAAGMLVVAGRHESAQVHMADAWARATGVPAVVVGGMGPGVANLVPGVVTAWIEGVPVVVIGTQRSARVDQAIRRNRFQYTPQLDLFRPVTKFAAAVPETRRIPEYLREAFRHALGGRPGPVYLELAPELLRDEVEEDANPVHVPARYRAAVGAPDPHAVEQAAALLAAAARPLVLAGNGIHVAEASGELARFAEVTGAAVCTTPGARGALSERHPHAVGMANALLSPVMLEADVVVAVGTGMGEVVGYGRFPAWAGTEAQRLIHIDRDPLVIGVNRPVDVALVGDARQSLRALTTAVGASVIRNDGGWARQRAAGAQGVMAMMADSGLGLAGSPVHPARLAAAFARFVPEDALVCLDGGNSALWAHLALVVTRPRSLLWTGHFGHLGTGLPYAIGAKLACPDRPVYLFSGDGAFGFNLQELETAARVDSALVAVVNCDYAWAMEEQGMLDEVGRTIGVHTSAVRYDLVAQGLGCHGELVEAPDDIVPALERASASGRPAVVQVVVDHAANVNPPGLAEFLDMYNGATT
- a CDS encoding acetoacetate decarboxylase family protein gives rise to the protein MGGSPSIAPLYPDPPYEYRRARMVTCLLDGAAPRDVLPAGLQLPETPSRAVVFADYPDTTIGPYREVVVLAGADRNGAPGMFCPLIYVDSDAALCAGREIWGFPKKLAHIHIEQDGDAVSARLVRDGVELLALRGTVEEQVDPAAVAALGALPLYNRKLIPGVAAKEPDVDRLTRVLLDIVPHEAATGTGVLQAAGEAAAVVGDLATVTVLAAVVDSVLPAGDDLR